A genomic segment from Schistocerca piceifrons isolate TAMUIC-IGC-003096 chromosome 4, iqSchPice1.1, whole genome shotgun sequence encodes:
- the LOC124795516 gene encoding fucose mutarotase-like: MGRLKGIPTIISPELLHVLACMGHGDEIVFADANFPTSHICRQGPREVRADGHEIPQLLAAVLQLMPLDRHVPYRAVVMAVVEDDVKKGFPATMPVWKKYCEEIKKAGEEPLLHEEERFQFYERAKKAFAVVHTGETSLYGNIILKMGVIP; this comes from the exons ATGGGACGGCTTAAGGGAATTCCCAccattatatctcctgaactactgcATGTCCTAGCCTGCATGGGCCACGGAGATGAAATAG TGTTCGCAGACGCCAATTTTCCCACCAGCCATATCTGCCGCCAGGGTCCCCGCGAGGTTCGAGCCGACGGCCACGAGATCCCGCAGCTGCTGGCAGCCGTCCTCCAGCTGATGCCTCTGGACCGCCATGTGCCCTACAGG GCTGTCGTTATGGCTGTGGTTGAAGATGATGTGAAGAAAGGATTCCCCGCTACCATGCCCGTCTGGAAAAAGTACTGTGAGGAGATAAAGAAGGCTGGCGAAGAACCGCTGCTCCATGAAGAAGAGCGCTTCCAGTTCTACGAGAGAGCCAAAAAGGCGTTCGCCGTAGTGCACACAGG GGAGACGTCTCTCTATGGAAATATCATTCTGAAGATGGGCGTAATACCATAG